One genomic segment of Paraburkholderia caffeinilytica includes these proteins:
- the gspD gene encoding type II secretion system secretin GspD has protein sequence MALRRVATALLVAGLITAQTAQAQVTLNFVNADIDQVAKAIGAATGKTIIVDPRVKGQLNLVSENAVPEDQALKTLQSALRMQGFALVQDHGVLKVVPEADAKLQGVPTYVGNTPVARGDQVVTQVFVLKNESANNLLPVLRPLISPNNTVAAYPANNSIVVTDYADNVRRIAQIIAGVDTAAGQSVAVVQLRNANAIDIAAQLTKMLDPGAIGSTDATLKVSITADPRTNSLLIRASNGGRLAAAKQLAKELDAPTSMPGNMHVVALRNADATKLAKTLRGMLGKAGDTGSSGGSTEANSFNQSGGGGLGSNSTGTAGTPPLPSGGLNSSSMSSPLGGGAGGGYGSNSGAGSGGLLGGDKDKGDDNQPGGMIQADSATNSLIITAAEPVYRNLRAVIDQLDARRAQVYIEALIVELNSNTNANLGIQWQVANNSIFAGTNLVAPGGNSNSIINLTAAAAATGATGGLAGALASNGGIQQGLNVGWIHNIFGVQGLGALLQALSQTSDANVLSTPNLITLDNEEAKIVVGTNVPIQTGSYSNLTSGTTSNAFNTYDRVDVGLTLHIKPQITDGGILKLQLYTEDSAIVNGTTNAATNPAGPEFTKRSIQSTVLADNGEIIVLGGLMQDNYQVSNSKVPLLGDIPWLGQLFRSEQKTRAKTNLMVFLRPVIITDRDTAQAVTSNRYDYVQGMTGAYKSDNNLIRDKDDPVVPPMPLGPSQGGSPAMNLFNLDQMRRQQMAPPPATNGGAVQTNPVPAAPSTASPGAQP, from the coding sequence ATGGCATTGCGTCGCGTCGCAACGGCGCTGCTGGTGGCTGGATTGATCACCGCGCAGACAGCACAGGCACAGGTGACACTCAACTTCGTGAACGCCGATATCGACCAGGTGGCCAAGGCGATCGGCGCGGCGACCGGCAAAACGATCATCGTCGACCCGCGCGTGAAGGGTCAGCTGAACCTCGTGTCGGAAAATGCAGTGCCTGAAGATCAGGCACTCAAGACCTTGCAGTCCGCCTTGCGGATGCAGGGCTTCGCACTGGTGCAGGACCACGGCGTACTGAAGGTCGTGCCCGAGGCCGATGCCAAGTTGCAAGGCGTGCCGACCTACGTCGGCAATACGCCGGTGGCGCGAGGCGACCAGGTGGTCACGCAGGTGTTCGTGCTGAAGAACGAATCGGCCAACAACCTGCTGCCGGTGTTGCGTCCGCTGATCTCGCCGAACAATACCGTAGCGGCCTACCCGGCCAACAATTCGATCGTCGTGACCGACTACGCCGACAACGTGCGGCGCATCGCGCAGATCATCGCGGGTGTCGATACGGCGGCGGGCCAGTCGGTGGCGGTCGTGCAGTTGAGGAACGCCAACGCGATCGACATTGCCGCGCAGTTGACCAAGATGCTCGACCCCGGCGCGATCGGCAGCACCGACGCGACGCTCAAGGTGTCGATCACCGCTGATCCGCGCACCAACTCGCTGCTGATCCGCGCGTCGAACGGTGGCCGGCTCGCGGCTGCCAAACAACTGGCGAAGGAACTCGACGCGCCGACTAGCATGCCCGGCAACATGCACGTCGTGGCGCTGCGCAATGCGGACGCAACGAAGCTCGCCAAGACCTTGCGCGGGATGCTCGGCAAAGCCGGCGACACTGGCTCGTCGGGTGGGTCTACCGAAGCGAACTCGTTCAACCAGAGCGGCGGTGGCGGGCTGGGCAGCAATTCGACAGGCACCGCGGGTACGCCGCCGCTGCCGTCGGGTGGACTCAACAGCAGTTCGATGTCTTCACCATTGGGTGGCGGCGCCGGCGGCGGATACGGCTCGAACAGCGGCGCCGGTTCCGGCGGCCTGCTGGGCGGGGACAAGGACAAAGGCGACGACAATCAGCCGGGTGGCATGATCCAGGCGGACTCTGCAACCAACTCGCTGATCATTACGGCGGCCGAGCCGGTGTACCGCAACCTGCGGGCGGTGATCGACCAGCTCGACGCGCGGCGCGCGCAGGTCTACATCGAGGCGCTGATCGTCGAACTGAACTCGAATACGAACGCCAATCTCGGCATTCAGTGGCAGGTCGCGAACAATTCGATCTTTGCCGGCACCAACCTTGTCGCGCCCGGCGGCAACAGCAACAGCATCATCAACTTGACGGCGGCCGCCGCGGCGACGGGCGCCACCGGCGGTCTCGCCGGGGCGCTCGCAAGCAACGGAGGGATCCAGCAGGGGCTCAACGTCGGCTGGATTCACAACATTTTCGGCGTGCAGGGACTCGGCGCGCTGTTGCAGGCGCTGTCGCAGACCTCGGACGCGAACGTGCTGTCGACGCCTAACCTCATCACGCTGGATAACGAAGAAGCCAAGATCGTCGTCGGTACGAACGTGCCGATCCAGACGGGCTCGTATTCGAACCTCACGAGCGGCACCACGAGCAACGCGTTCAATACGTACGACCGCGTCGATGTCGGTCTGACGCTGCACATCAAGCCGCAGATCACCGACGGCGGGATTCTCAAGCTGCAGCTCTACACCGAAGATTCGGCGATCGTGAACGGCACGACCAACGCGGCGACCAACCCGGCCGGCCCGGAGTTCACCAAGCGTTCGATCCAGTCGACGGTGCTCGCCGATAACGGCGAGATCATCGTATTGGGCGGCCTGATGCAGGACAACTACCAGGTCAGCAACAGCAAGGTGCCGCTGCTCGGCGATATTCCCTGGCTCGGCCAGCTATTCCGCTCGGAACAGAAGACCCGCGCCAAGACCAACCTCATGGTGTTCCTGCGCCCCGTGATCATCACCGATCGCGATACGGCGCAGGCCGTGACGTCGAACCGTTACGACTACGTCCAGGGCATGACGGGGGCGTACAAGTCGGATAACAACCTGATCAGGGACAAGGACGATCCGGTGGTTCCGCCGATGCCGCTCGGCCCGAGCCAGGGCGGTTCGCCCGCGATGAACCTGTTCAATCTCGACCAGATGCGCCGTCAGCAGATGGCGCCGCCGCCGGCCACGAATGGCGGCGCTGTCCAGACGAACCCGGTACCCGCGGCACCGTCCACGGCGTCGCCTGGAGCGCAGCCGTGA
- a CDS encoding lytic transglycosylase domain-containing protein, translated as MKRTFVTVAAGLAVLIAAGQARADCFDEAAKYQKVNPLILRAIAWQESHNRPDAQHKNANGSTDYGVMQINSIHLPVLAQYGISQGTLMEPCKNVYIAAWHLRRQMNKYGNTWQAVGAYHSETPALRDKYAMQIAAILRKWNLMPAAH; from the coding sequence ATGAAACGAACCTTCGTCACCGTCGCCGCAGGACTTGCCGTGCTGATCGCAGCAGGGCAGGCGCGCGCCGACTGCTTTGACGAAGCAGCGAAGTATCAGAAGGTCAACCCATTGATTCTGCGCGCAATTGCGTGGCAGGAGTCGCACAATCGGCCGGACGCGCAGCATAAGAACGCCAACGGCTCGACCGACTACGGCGTGATGCAGATCAATTCGATCCATCTGCCCGTACTCGCGCAATACGGCATCTCGCAAGGCACGCTGATGGAGCCTTGCAAGAACGTCTACATAGCGGCGTGGCATCTGCGCCGCCAGATGAACAAGTATGGCAATACCTGGCAGGCGGTGGGCGCGTACCACTCCGAGACGCCGGCCCTGCGTGATAAGTATGCGATGCAAATCGCCGCGATCCTGCGCAAGTGGAATCTGATGCCGGCTGCACACTAA
- the mnmC gene encoding bifunctional tRNA (5-methylaminomethyl-2-thiouridine)(34)-methyltransferase MnmD/FAD-dependent 5-carboxymethylaminomethyl-2-thiouridine(34) oxidoreductase MnmC has protein sequence MTDPLIPAVLAFRGNGTPFSPRYNDIYHSAVGGLEQAEYVFLRGNRLPERWRDRRIFTVLETGFGMGINFLMTWAAWRADPARCERLHFVSTERHPFTQTDLRSVYAKTISDPEIAALAQTLAAEWPMLVPGSHRLEFEGGRITLTLVFADAADSLPALRLRADAFYLDGFAPARNPEMWTPAIFKALARLAGEGATFATYSSAGDIKRALTQNGFVYQKVDGFGWKRAMLVGHFAPRWRVRRYEPPAPLEVDERHVIVIGTGLAGCAAIERLTARGWRVTSLERHASVAQDASGNPAGVFHPMISRDDSVASRVTRAGFLYTLRRWAALERLGDRPLRGAPGLLQIAADDDEARSMSEAIAAFGYPAEYVTPVSLAEAQRLAGMPLAQSGWLFPQGGWIDPASLCAVQCAAAGGLLERRFGVDVARLERSGNQWSVFDATGQAIARAPVVIVASAHDAARLAGLQHAPTRSIRGQLTLLPSGTVPRLGMPVIGEGYAIPLADGVTLTGATYELDDPDTALRPDGHLENLARVAQMLPAFEGVIDRGQAAELAGRVAFRCVTSDRMPMIGNFADESASARDAQRLRGAWPLDLPRVDGLYGAFAYGSRGLVWAALGAELIASQIEGEPWPLERELAEDIDPARFLLRALRQGTVS, from the coding sequence ATGACCGATCCGCTGATCCCCGCCGTCCTCGCATTTCGTGGCAACGGCACGCCTTTTTCGCCGCGCTACAACGACATCTATCACAGCGCTGTCGGCGGTCTCGAACAGGCTGAATACGTCTTCCTCCGCGGCAACCGGCTACCGGAGCGGTGGCGGGACCGCCGCATCTTCACCGTGCTCGAAACCGGCTTCGGCATGGGAATCAACTTCCTGATGACGTGGGCCGCATGGCGCGCCGATCCGGCGCGCTGCGAACGGTTGCACTTTGTCTCGACCGAGAGGCATCCGTTTACTCAAACCGATTTGCGCAGCGTCTACGCGAAGACGATTTCGGATCCGGAGATCGCCGCGCTTGCGCAGACGCTAGCCGCTGAATGGCCGATGCTGGTTCCCGGTTCGCACCGGCTCGAATTCGAGGGCGGACGAATCACCTTGACGCTCGTGTTCGCCGATGCCGCGGACAGCTTGCCGGCATTGAGGTTGCGGGCCGACGCGTTCTATCTCGACGGCTTCGCACCTGCCCGGAACCCCGAAATGTGGACGCCCGCGATCTTCAAGGCGCTTGCTCGGCTCGCCGGCGAAGGCGCCACGTTCGCGACGTACAGCAGTGCCGGCGACATCAAACGCGCGTTGACGCAAAACGGCTTTGTGTACCAAAAAGTCGACGGCTTCGGCTGGAAACGCGCGATGCTGGTCGGCCATTTCGCGCCACGCTGGCGCGTGCGCCGTTATGAGCCGCCCGCGCCGCTTGAAGTCGACGAGCGGCACGTGATCGTGATCGGCACCGGGCTCGCCGGCTGCGCGGCGATCGAGCGGCTGACCGCCCGCGGCTGGCGCGTCACGTCGCTGGAAAGGCACGCGTCGGTGGCCCAGGACGCCTCGGGCAATCCGGCCGGCGTGTTCCATCCCATGATCTCGCGCGACGACAGTGTCGCTTCGCGCGTCACGCGTGCGGGCTTTCTCTACACGCTCAGACGCTGGGCCGCGCTCGAGCGGCTTGGCGATCGTCCGCTACGCGGCGCTCCTGGGCTGTTGCAAATCGCAGCGGACGACGACGAAGCACGCTCGATGAGCGAGGCCATCGCAGCGTTCGGTTACCCGGCGGAATATGTGACGCCCGTTTCGCTCGCCGAAGCGCAAAGGCTCGCGGGCATGCCGCTCGCGCAAAGCGGATGGCTCTTTCCCCAAGGCGGGTGGATCGACCCCGCGTCGCTTTGCGCCGTACAGTGCGCAGCCGCAGGCGGGTTGCTCGAACGCCGCTTCGGGGTCGACGTAGCGCGCCTCGAACGGTCCGGCAATCAATGGAGCGTCTTCGACGCGACGGGGCAGGCCATCGCGCGCGCGCCGGTGGTCATTGTCGCGAGCGCGCACGACGCCGCGCGGCTCGCCGGCTTGCAGCATGCGCCGACCCGCAGCATCCGCGGCCAGTTGACTTTGCTGCCGTCGGGCACCGTACCTCGGCTCGGGATGCCGGTTATTGGCGAAGGCTACGCGATTCCGCTGGCCGACGGTGTCACGCTGACCGGCGCGACCTACGAACTCGACGACCCTGACACCGCGTTGCGACCCGACGGACATCTGGAAAACCTGGCGCGCGTCGCGCAGATGCTACCGGCCTTTGAAGGCGTCATCGACCGGGGACAGGCGGCGGAGCTCGCCGGGCGCGTCGCGTTTCGCTGTGTCACAAGCGACCGGATGCCGATGATCGGCAACTTCGCCGACGAATCGGCCTCTGCCCGCGACGCCCAGCGCCTGCGTGGCGCATGGCCGCTCGATCTACCACGCGTCGACGGCTTGTATGGCGCATTCGCCTACGGTTCCCGCGGTCTGGTATGGGCGGCACTCGGAGCAGAGTTGATCGCCTCGCAGATCGAAGGCGAGCCGTGGCCGCTGGAACGGGAGTTGGCCGAGGACATCGATCCTGCTCGCTTCCTCTTGCGTGCGTTGCGTCAAGGCACGGTGAGTTAA
- a CDS encoding GTP-binding protein, translating into MNQPLLPVTVLSGFLGAGKTTLLNHILANRAGLRVAVIVNDLAAVNIDATLVRDAAALSHVEEQLVELSNGCICCTLRDDLLVEIKRLAGEKRFDAILIESTGVAEPMPIAETFTFVDDDGASLSDVAQLDTMVTVVDAFNFLRDYGSADALSERGIAATEEDDRTLVELLIEQIEFCDVLVVNKADLVSADELTRLQRILARINPRAVQVVSRFGEVPLAEVLNTGRFDFDEASSAPGWLASLNHDHEHDHEHGHAHHGEADEFGIGNFIYRARRPFHPERLWALLHQEWKGVLRSKGFFWLATRNDIAGSLSQAGGACRHGPAGMWWAAQDRSEWPDGDDELAAEIAADWFGDPDDLSIGDRRQELVMIGVGIDPAVWKAKFDACLVTDEEYAAGPQAWQQFTDPFPAWDFDEDEHDHDHEHHDHDGHGHGEIVHRHDKA; encoded by the coding sequence ATGAACCAGCCGCTATTGCCCGTCACCGTGCTCTCCGGTTTTCTGGGCGCCGGCAAGACCACGCTCCTGAACCACATCCTCGCGAATCGCGCCGGTTTGCGCGTCGCCGTGATCGTCAACGATCTGGCCGCCGTCAATATCGATGCAACACTCGTGCGCGACGCTGCCGCGCTTTCGCATGTCGAGGAGCAACTCGTCGAACTGTCGAACGGCTGCATCTGCTGCACGCTGCGTGACGACTTGCTGGTCGAGATCAAGCGGCTCGCCGGCGAAAAGCGCTTCGATGCGATCCTGATCGAATCGACCGGCGTAGCCGAGCCGATGCCGATCGCCGAAACCTTCACCTTTGTCGACGACGACGGCGCGTCGCTGTCCGACGTGGCGCAGCTCGATACGATGGTGACGGTGGTCGATGCGTTCAACTTCCTGCGCGACTACGGTTCGGCCGACGCGCTCTCCGAGCGGGGCATTGCCGCGACCGAAGAAGACGACCGCACGCTGGTCGAATTGCTGATCGAGCAGATTGAATTCTGCGACGTGCTGGTGGTGAACAAGGCCGATCTGGTAAGCGCGGATGAACTCACGCGTTTGCAGCGCATCCTTGCCCGCATCAATCCGCGCGCCGTGCAGGTGGTGAGCCGTTTCGGCGAGGTGCCGCTTGCGGAAGTGCTGAACACCGGGCGCTTCGATTTCGACGAGGCGTCGAGCGCACCGGGCTGGCTCGCGTCGCTCAATCACGACCATGAGCATGACCATGAACACGGCCATGCCCATCACGGTGAAGCGGACGAATTCGGCATCGGCAATTTCATCTACCGCGCACGGCGGCCGTTTCACCCGGAGCGTCTGTGGGCGTTGCTGCATCAGGAGTGGAAGGGCGTCTTGCGCAGCAAGGGCTTCTTCTGGCTCGCAACGCGCAACGACATCGCCGGATCGCTGTCGCAGGCCGGTGGGGCTTGTCGGCATGGTCCGGCGGGAATGTGGTGGGCCGCTCAGGATCGCAGCGAATGGCCGGACGGCGATGACGAACTGGCCGCCGAAATTGCCGCCGACTGGTTCGGCGATCCGGACGATCTGAGCATCGGCGATCGCCGTCAGGAACTGGTGATGATCGGCGTCGGCATCGACCCGGCTGTCTGGAAAGCGAAGTTCGACGCATGCCTCGTGACCGACGAGGAATACGCGGCGGGGCCGCAAGCCTGGCAACAGTTCACCGATCCGTTCCCGGCATGGGACTTCGACGAAGACGAACACGATCACGACCACGAACATCATGATCACGACGGTCATGGCCACGGCGAGATCGTGCATCGCCACGACAAAGCTTGA
- a CDS encoding HU family DNA-binding protein, with the protein MNKQELIDAVAGQTGASKAQTGETLDTLLEVIKKSVSKGDAVQLIGFGSFGSGKRAARTGRNPKTGETIKIPAAKTVKFTAGKAFKDAVNKR; encoded by the coding sequence ATGAACAAACAGGAACTGATCGACGCCGTCGCAGGACAAACCGGCGCCAGCAAGGCTCAAACCGGTGAGACGCTGGACACGTTGCTCGAAGTGATCAAGAAGTCTGTGTCGAAGGGTGACGCGGTCCAGCTGATCGGCTTCGGCAGCTTCGGTTCGGGCAAGCGCGCAGCACGTACGGGTCGTAACCCCAAGACCGGCGAAACTATCAAGATCCCGGCCGCCAAGACCGTCAAGTTCACGGCTGGTAAGGCGTTCAAGGACGCGGTCAACAAGCGCTAA
- a CDS encoding cation:proton antiporter, with the protein MKSAFSFFPAWPLTPDAIFWAGLALLAAGLCGELCYRAWRLPRISGYAVIGLVAGAAGFGVIDAESASAARPLLDVALGLLLFELGSRLDLRWIRRNPWLILSSVAEATLTFALVLPVLLFLNVPLMVATVLAAIAMATSPAMVIQLKTELRAEGQVTQRLLTLTALNSMYAVVIEKLVSSWLHQEVYGNVYATILQPLYLLVGSLVLAYLLARTCTFFYRRLNMQDEHSFVALFGLVLLAIAVAHVFKLSTILALLAAGIIVKNLEARPQLWPEHFGTAGWLLTVILFVLTLTSFEWKDIALGGVAALGLIVARLAAKLVGVMAFAKPSGLNWKQGMALGLSLSPMSALAYLLVDDTYNLYPNFDPQLRAIVMCSIFVLQILGPWLVYRSLALVAERREE; encoded by the coding sequence ATGAAGTCGGCGTTTTCATTTTTTCCAGCCTGGCCGCTTACACCCGACGCCATTTTTTGGGCTGGTCTTGCATTGCTCGCCGCGGGTCTGTGCGGTGAACTGTGCTATCGCGCATGGCGTTTGCCACGCATTTCCGGGTACGCGGTCATTGGTCTGGTCGCAGGCGCAGCCGGTTTCGGCGTGATCGACGCGGAATCCGCGAGCGCCGCACGGCCGCTGCTCGACGTGGCGCTCGGTCTGTTGCTGTTCGAACTGGGTAGCCGGCTCGATCTGCGCTGGATTCGCCGCAATCCCTGGCTGATTCTGTCGAGCGTCGCCGAGGCCACGCTGACGTTCGCGCTCGTTTTGCCGGTTTTGTTGTTCCTGAACGTGCCGCTGATGGTGGCAACCGTGCTCGCCGCGATCGCCATGGCGACTTCGCCGGCGATGGTGATCCAGCTCAAAACCGAGCTGCGCGCGGAAGGCCAGGTCACCCAGCGTTTGCTGACCCTTACGGCGCTGAACAGCATGTACGCGGTGGTGATCGAAAAGCTCGTCTCGAGCTGGTTGCATCAGGAGGTTTACGGCAACGTATACGCCACGATTCTGCAGCCGCTGTATCTGCTGGTCGGCTCGCTCGTACTGGCCTATCTGCTGGCGCGCACCTGCACGTTTTTTTATCGCCGCCTGAACATGCAGGACGAGCATTCGTTCGTCGCGCTGTTCGGCCTCGTGCTGCTGGCCATCGCCGTGGCGCATGTGTTCAAGCTTTCCACCATTCTGGCGTTGCTGGCTGCGGGCATCATCGTGAAGAACCTTGAGGCGCGTCCGCAGTTGTGGCCGGAACATTTCGGTACGGCCGGCTGGTTGCTGACCGTGATTCTGTTCGTGCTCACGCTGACTTCGTTCGAATGGAAAGACATTGCGCTCGGCGGTGTCGCGGCGCTGGGTCTGATTGTTGCGCGTCTGGCTGCGAAACTGGTGGGCGTGATGGCCTTTGCCAAGCCGAGTGGCTTGAACTGGAAGCAGGGCATGGCCCTGGGTTTGTCCTTATCGCCCATGTCGGCACTCGCATACCTGCTCGTCGACGATACGTACAACCTTTATCCGAATTTCGATCCGCAACTGCGAGCGATCGTGATGTGTTCGATTTTCGTGCTGCAGATTCTCGGGCCGTGGCTCGTGTATCGCAGCCTGGCGCTGGTGGCTGAACGGCGCGAAGAGTAA
- the gspF gene encoding type II secretion system inner membrane protein GspF — translation MPAFRFEAIDAAGKAQKGVLDADSARGARTNLRSQGLTPLVVEPAATRTRGERNQRLSLGRRLSQREQAILTRQLASLLIAGLPLDEALSVLTEQSERDYIRELMASIRAEVLGGHSLANALTQHPKDFPEIYRALVAAGEHTGKLGLVLSRLADYIEQRNALKQKIVLAFTYPAIVTLIAFGIVTFLLSYVVPQVVNVFASTKQQLPILTVMMMALSGFVRHWWWAMLIGVAVLVYLVRSILKQPGPRLAFDRWLLTAPLLGKLVRGYNTVRFASTLGILTAAGVPILRALQAAAETLSNVAMRENIDDAIVRVREGTSLSRALGNTKTFPPVLVHLIRSGEATGDVTTMLDRAADGEARELERRTMFLTSLLEPLLILAMGGVVLVIVLAVMLPIIELNNLVQ, via the coding sequence ATGCCGGCATTTCGTTTCGAAGCGATCGATGCGGCGGGCAAAGCGCAGAAAGGCGTGCTCGACGCGGATAGCGCGCGCGGCGCGCGGACCAACCTGCGCTCGCAAGGATTGACGCCGCTCGTCGTCGAGCCGGCGGCGACGCGCACACGCGGCGAGCGCAATCAACGCCTGTCGCTGGGGCGGCGTTTGTCGCAGCGCGAGCAGGCGATTCTCACGCGGCAGCTGGCCAGCCTGCTGATCGCCGGCCTGCCGCTCGACGAAGCGTTGTCGGTATTGACCGAGCAATCGGAGCGCGACTACATCCGCGAGCTGATGGCGTCGATTCGTGCGGAAGTGCTCGGCGGCCACTCGCTTGCGAATGCGCTGACGCAGCATCCTAAAGACTTCCCCGAGATCTATCGCGCGCTGGTGGCGGCCGGCGAACATACCGGCAAGCTCGGTCTCGTGCTGTCGCGTCTGGCCGACTACATCGAGCAGCGCAACGCGCTCAAGCAGAAGATCGTGCTCGCGTTCACCTACCCGGCGATCGTGACCCTCATCGCCTTCGGCATCGTCACGTTTTTGCTGAGCTATGTGGTGCCGCAAGTCGTGAACGTGTTCGCCAGCACCAAGCAGCAACTGCCGATCCTCACCGTCATGATGATGGCGCTGTCCGGTTTCGTGCGGCACTGGTGGTGGGCGATGCTGATCGGCGTGGCCGTGCTGGTGTACCTGGTGCGCTCGATCCTGAAGCAGCCTGGTCCGCGCCTCGCTTTCGACCGGTGGCTGTTGACCGCCCCGCTGCTTGGCAAACTCGTGCGCGGCTACAACACCGTGCGTTTTGCCAGCACGCTCGGCATTCTGACGGCGGCGGGCGTGCCGATCCTGCGCGCGCTGCAAGCCGCGGCCGAAACGCTCAGCAACGTCGCGATGCGCGAGAACATCGACGATGCGATCGTGCGGGTACGTGAAGGCACATCACTGTCGCGCGCGCTCGGCAATACGAAGACGTTTCCGCCGGTGCTGGTTCACCTGATCCGTTCGGGTGAAGCGACCGGCGACGTGACGACCATGCTCGATCGTGCGGCCGACGGTGAAGCACGCGAACTGGAGCGTCGCACGATGTTCCTGACGAGCCTGCTCGAGCCGTTGCTGATTCTGGCGATGGGCGGTGTGGTGCTGGTGATCGTGCTGGCGGTGATGCTGCCGATCATCGAATTGAACAACCTGGTGCAGTAA
- the gspE gene encoding type II secretion system ATPase GspE, which produces MSTPSTPPSASGSPAAARAGAATQASANSPAIVTEHAERIAPSAVAARLVPYGFARGGQILVAHQHADSLEVWISERTSDAALAEVARNFGALSVVRVPADELALAINQAYARQDGSAAQVVGEVEGEVDLSRLMQDIPEIEDLLESEDDAPIIRMINALLTQAAREQASDIHIEPFEMSSVVRFRVDGTLRDVVRPKKALHGALISRIKIMAQLDIAEKRLPQDGRITLRVGGRPVDVRVSTLPTGHGERAVLRLLEKDASRLNLEALGMAPDTLVRFDRLIGKPHGIVLVTGPTGSGKTTTLYASMSRLETATTNIMTVEDPIEYDLSGIGQTQVNERIGMTFARALRSILRQDPDVIMIGEIRDLETAQIAVQASLTGHLVLATLHTNDAASAVTRLTDMGVEPYLLASSLLGVLAQRLVRRLCPVCREERVEEDGSVRWHPVGCDKCGQSGYAGRRGVYELLLIDDDIRTLVHRNASDAEILASGRAQGMRTLREDADRWLTSGLTSLEEVIRVTGGA; this is translated from the coding sequence GTGAGCACGCCGTCCACGCCGCCGTCAGCTTCGGGGTCGCCCGCAGCGGCGCGAGCCGGGGCAGCGACGCAAGCTTCGGCGAATTCGCCCGCGATCGTAACGGAGCATGCCGAACGCATCGCGCCGTCTGCAGTCGCCGCGCGCCTCGTGCCCTACGGCTTCGCCCGCGGCGGCCAGATCCTGGTCGCGCATCAGCATGCCGACAGCCTCGAAGTCTGGATCAGCGAACGCACCAGCGACGCGGCGCTGGCCGAAGTCGCGCGCAACTTCGGCGCGTTGTCCGTAGTGCGCGTGCCGGCTGACGAACTCGCGCTTGCGATCAACCAGGCGTATGCGCGCCAGGACGGCAGCGCGGCGCAGGTGGTCGGCGAAGTGGAAGGCGAAGTCGATCTGTCGCGTCTGATGCAGGACATTCCCGAGATCGAGGATCTGCTCGAATCGGAAGACGACGCGCCGATCATCCGCATGATCAACGCGCTGCTCACGCAGGCCGCGCGCGAACAGGCCTCGGATATTCACATCGAGCCGTTCGAGATGTCTTCGGTGGTGCGTTTCCGCGTCGACGGCACGTTGCGCGATGTCGTGCGGCCGAAAAAGGCGCTGCACGGCGCGCTGATCTCGCGGATCAAGATCATGGCGCAGCTCGACATTGCCGAGAAGCGTCTGCCGCAGGACGGCCGGATCACGCTGCGCGTGGGCGGCCGTCCGGTCGACGTGCGTGTCTCCACGCTGCCGACCGGCCACGGCGAGCGCGCGGTGCTGCGTCTGCTGGAAAAGGACGCCTCGCGCCTGAACCTCGAAGCGCTCGGCATGGCGCCCGACACGCTCGTCAGGTTCGACCGGCTGATCGGCAAGCCGCACGGCATCGTGCTGGTGACCGGGCCGACCGGCTCGGGCAAGACGACCACGCTGTACGCGTCGATGTCGCGGCTCGAAACCGCGACCACCAACATCATGACGGTCGAAGACCCGATCGAATACGACCTCTCGGGCATCGGCCAGACGCAGGTCAACGAGCGTATCGGCATGACCTTCGCGCGGGCGCTGCGCTCGATTTTGCGGCAGGACCCGGACGTCATCATGATCGGTGAAATCCGCGACCTGGAAACCGCGCAGATCGCAGTGCAGGCGTCGCTCACGGGCCACCTGGTGCTGGCGACGCTGCACACGAACGATGCGGCCTCCGCCGTGACCCGTCTGACCGACATGGGCGTCGAGCCGTATCTGCTGGCGTCGTCGCTGCTCGGCGTGCTGGCGCAGCGGCTGGTGCGGCGTTTGTGCCCGGTGTGCCGCGAAGAGCGCGTCGAGGAAGATGGCAGCGTGCGCTGGCATCCGGTGGGTTGCGACAAGTGCGGGCAGTCGGGCTATGCGGGCCGGCGCGGCGTCTACGAACTGCTGCTGATCGACGACGACATCCGCACGCTGGTTCACCGCAACGCATCCGATGCGGAAATTCTGGCGTCGGGCCGTGCGCAAGGCATGCGCACGTTGCGTGAAGACGCGGACCGCTGGCTCACCTCCGGGCTGACCTCGCTCGAAGAAGTGATTCGCGTGACGGGCGGAGCATAA